A single region of the Aeromicrobium chenweiae genome encodes:
- a CDS encoding DUF7059 domain-containing protein, protein MIDDQYVPMLRAALTRADFTVNAVYALLGNDAHRALGRNQTTPAVRATRGGGDLATLVRLFALQVPVERAHADAALPGLVDALAAAGMLEVSAGEVRALVDVRPYGDEDHDWWIVCDPTSGLDGRQAPMDPSYVLGISEASSSLAQLTIRRPVGRSLDLGTGCGVQALHLAQHASDVVATDVNPRALAMARLTAALNRADIDVRDGSLFDPVAGETFDLIATNPPFVISPPGSQVLVYRDSGMPGDSVVRHLVENAAGHLNDGGWCQILANWAHHRGVDWEDDLGQWLEGQPLDAWILQRELVDPAAYVEMWLADAGLVGTPDYVQRYDAWLDWFDAEGIEAVGFGWLSLRKTDRTPVHRIEEWTGEIAQPVGPSIAAWGDRVDALRGIGDVELLDRTFRQAIDLVEETRGAAGADDPESIVIRLQHGVRRSRQVDTVEAGLVGASDGDLTSGQILDALASLLGRDAGELRSTYAPVVRELVEEGFLV, encoded by the coding sequence GTGATCGACGACCAGTACGTGCCCATGCTCCGCGCCGCCCTGACCCGCGCCGACTTCACGGTCAACGCCGTCTACGCGCTCCTGGGCAATGACGCCCACCGCGCCCTCGGCCGCAACCAGACGACTCCCGCCGTACGGGCGACGCGTGGCGGCGGCGACCTCGCGACTCTCGTGCGGCTGTTCGCCCTGCAGGTGCCGGTCGAGCGGGCCCACGCCGACGCGGCGCTGCCCGGTCTGGTCGACGCACTCGCGGCCGCCGGGATGCTCGAGGTGTCGGCGGGGGAGGTCCGCGCGCTGGTGGACGTCCGTCCGTACGGCGACGAGGACCACGACTGGTGGATCGTGTGCGACCCGACCTCGGGACTCGACGGTCGCCAGGCGCCCATGGACCCGTCCTACGTCCTGGGCATCAGCGAGGCGTCGTCGTCGCTCGCGCAGCTCACGATCCGGCGCCCGGTCGGCCGTTCGTTGGACCTCGGCACCGGGTGCGGCGTGCAGGCGCTGCACCTCGCTCAGCACGCGAGCGACGTCGTCGCGACCGACGTCAACCCGCGGGCGCTCGCCATGGCGAGGCTGACCGCGGCCCTCAACCGGGCCGACATCGACGTCCGTGACGGGAGCCTGTTCGATCCGGTCGCCGGCGAGACGTTCGACCTGATCGCCACGAACCCGCCGTTCGTCATCTCGCCCCCGGGCAGCCAGGTGCTGGTCTACCGCGACTCCGGCATGCCCGGCGACAGCGTCGTGCGGCACCTCGTCGAGAACGCCGCGGGGCATCTCAACGACGGCGGGTGGTGCCAGATCCTCGCCAACTGGGCCCACCACCGCGGCGTCGACTGGGAGGACGACCTCGGGCAGTGGCTCGAGGGCCAGCCGCTGGACGCCTGGATCCTGCAGCGCGAGCTCGTCGACCCCGCCGCGTACGTCGAGATGTGGCTCGCCGACGCGGGCCTCGTCGGCACGCCCGACTACGTCCAGCGCTACGACGCGTGGCTTGACTGGTTCGACGCCGAGGGCATCGAGGCCGTGGGCTTCGGCTGGCTCAGTCTGCGCAAGACCGACAGGACGCCCGTGCACCGCATCGAGGAGTGGACCGGTGAGATCGCCCAGCCGGTCGGTCCCTCGATCGCCGCATGGGGCGACCGGGTCGACGCGCTGCGGGGGATCGGCGACGTCGAGCTGCTCGATCGCACCTTCCGGCAGGCCATCGACCTCGTCGAGGAGACGCGCGGAGCAGCGGGAGCGGACGACCCGGAGAGCATCGTGATCCGGCTGCAGCACGGTGTGCGCCGTTCGCGTCAGGTCGACACGGTCGAGGCGGGTCTCGTCGGCGCGAGCGACGGTGACCTCACCTCGGGACAGATCCTGGACGCCCTGGCGTCCTTGCTCGGCCGGGACGCCGGCGAGCTCCGCAGCACGTACGCCCCGGTCGTGCGCGAGCTCGTCGAGGAAGGCTTCCTCGTCTGA
- a CDS encoding maleylpyruvate isomerase N-terminal domain-containing protein, which produces MTITHRGLLDDADYDLAEVVLESWDAFIALVDHTDLSARTRLDGWTVREVVLHLGTWDGQSALTQVLASLRSGDTRTPLDPDSFNAEVLKLHADATDDEVRAALAESRSAVAELLASDEARDRAGDPVSSVLGPMPLLTVMHAGCYELALHALDIEDATDERCPDVLLRHGIAALADSTGCLAAREGIEAAAGVNADEASWSFATRSDGSWSTRRIEGAAHGPRVSGSARNLLEASAGRVDPVRLVTLRQLKIKHVSGLLALTPIIDQVPGLPGGRGLKVAARTIGGLFR; this is translated from the coding sequence ATGACCATCACGCACAGGGGACTGCTCGACGACGCCGACTACGACCTCGCCGAGGTCGTGCTCGAGAGCTGGGACGCCTTCATCGCGCTGGTGGACCACACCGACCTCTCGGCGAGGACTCGGCTCGACGGCTGGACCGTGCGGGAGGTCGTGCTTCACCTGGGCACGTGGGACGGTCAGTCGGCACTGACGCAGGTGCTGGCCAGCCTGCGCTCGGGCGACACCCGGACCCCGCTCGACCCCGACTCCTTCAACGCCGAGGTCCTCAAGCTGCACGCGGACGCGACCGACGACGAGGTCCGGGCGGCCCTCGCGGAGTCCCGTTCGGCGGTCGCGGAGCTCCTCGCGTCCGACGAGGCCCGTGACCGCGCGGGGGACCCCGTCTCGAGCGTGCTCGGCCCGATGCCGTTACTGACCGTGATGCACGCGGGGTGCTACGAGCTGGCGCTGCACGCGCTCGACATCGAGGACGCGACGGACGAGCGGTGCCCGGACGTCCTGCTGCGGCACGGCATCGCCGCGCTCGCGGACTCGACCGGCTGCCTCGCGGCGCGCGAGGGCATCGAGGCAGCGGCCGGGGTCAACGCCGACGAGGCCTCGTGGTCGTTCGCCACCCGGTCCGACGGCTCCTGGTCGACGCGACGGATCGAGGGCGCCGCCCACGGGCCGCGCGTCTCGGGCAGCGCCAGGAACCTGCTCGAGGCCTCGGCCGGCCGCGTCGATCCCGTGCGGCTCGTGACGCTGCGGCAGCTCAAGATCAAGCACGTCAGCGGGTTGCTGGCCCTCACCCCGATCATCGACCAGGTCCCGGGGCTCCCCGGCGGACGTGGGCTCAAGGTCGCGGCCCGGACGATCGGCGGCCTCTTCCGCTGA
- a CDS encoding GNAT family N-acetyltransferase, which yields MTIRDAVEADLPALLAIHNEAVRTTTAIWDEHEVDLDERRAWFLERQRGGFPVLVTERGGVVAGYASYGPWRPKSGYRLTVENSVYVLAAHHGHGLASTLLDELIVRARSAGLHRMMAMIESSNTISIGLHERRGFRVVGQMDEVGTKFGRWLDLTVMQLPLSP from the coding sequence ATGACGATCCGCGACGCGGTGGAGGCCGACCTCCCGGCGCTTCTCGCGATCCACAACGAGGCGGTGCGCACGACGACCGCGATCTGGGACGAGCACGAGGTCGATCTCGACGAGCGGCGTGCCTGGTTCCTCGAGCGGCAGCGCGGCGGGTTCCCCGTGCTCGTCACTGAGCGCGGCGGGGTCGTGGCCGGCTACGCCTCGTACGGTCCGTGGCGGCCGAAGAGCGGCTACCGCCTCACGGTCGAGAACTCCGTCTACGTGCTCGCGGCCCACCACGGCCACGGCCTGGCATCGACGCTGCTCGACGAGCTGATCGTCCGGGCGCGCTCGGCCGGGCTGCACCGCATGATGGCCATGATCGAGTCGTCCAACACGATCTCGATCGGCCTGCACGAGCGACGCGGGTTCCGCGTCGTCGGGCAGATGGACGAGGTCGGCACGAAGTTCGGCCGCTGGCTCGACCTCACCGTCATGCAGCTCCCCCTCTCCCCCTGA
- a CDS encoding MFS transporter → MAFSGYARLWADKSVRTMFVAAFFARIPAMASPLVLTLYVVDGLDRSYAEAGVLAAASTIGIAIGAPWRGRLIDRLGMRRAIGPSIVAVLVLYPLATVVSYAWLIPIALLMGLFLIPIFSIVRLALTVMVGEDQRRTAFAADGVMAEASFIIGPAVGALIVTSAGGGPALIAIGVCEAIAGFLFLWLNPPTRSAARTERPAEHVDPGSWVSVPLVFLFVISAGTMATLIGTDLGIVAELRELDAVGSVWIAYGLWGLSSLIGGLLYGALDRSLRPTYLLLALGLTTIPVGLGTEVWSLSLWVIPTGFLCAPTMTAAGEWIAKLVPEERRGEAMGWQGTAFTLGGAASSPLIGAAIDGVGAWGGFVVGGSIATVIALGAWGGQLIPRWRPTPEQATIDGGRR, encoded by the coding sequence GTGGCTTTTTCAGGGTACGCCCGACTGTGGGCGGACAAGTCGGTCCGGACGATGTTCGTCGCCGCGTTCTTCGCGCGCATCCCGGCGATGGCCTCGCCGTTGGTCCTCACTCTCTACGTCGTCGACGGGCTCGACCGCAGCTACGCCGAGGCCGGCGTCCTGGCGGCGGCCAGCACGATCGGCATCGCGATCGGCGCCCCGTGGCGCGGCCGGCTCATCGACCGCCTCGGCATGCGGCGCGCGATCGGCCCGTCGATCGTGGCGGTGCTCGTCCTCTACCCCTTGGCCACGGTCGTCTCGTACGCCTGGCTGATCCCCATCGCCCTGCTCATGGGGCTGTTCCTGATCCCGATCTTCTCGATCGTGCGCCTCGCCCTGACCGTCATGGTCGGCGAGGACCAGCGACGGACGGCGTTCGCGGCCGACGGAGTGATGGCCGAGGCCAGCTTCATCATCGGACCCGCCGTCGGGGCCCTGATCGTCACGAGCGCCGGTGGCGGTCCGGCGCTCATCGCGATCGGGGTCTGCGAGGCCATCGCGGGCTTCCTCTTCCTCTGGCTCAACCCGCCGACGCGGTCCGCGGCGCGGACCGAGCGCCCGGCCGAGCACGTCGACCCGGGATCGTGGGTGTCGGTGCCGCTCGTCTTCCTCTTCGTCATCTCCGCCGGCACCATGGCCACGCTGATCGGCACGGACCTCGGCATCGTGGCCGAGCTGCGCGAGCTGGACGCGGTGGGCTCGGTCTGGATCGCGTACGGGCTGTGGGGACTGTCGTCGCTGATCGGCGGACTGCTCTACGGGGCGCTCGACCGATCGTTGCGCCCCACCTATCTCTTGTTGGCGCTCGGGCTGACGACCATCCCGGTGGGGCTGGGCACCGAGGTCTGGTCGCTGTCCTTGTGGGTCATCCCGACGGGGTTCCTCTGCGCGCCGACGATGACCGCAGCCGGCGAGTGGATCGCCAAGCTCGTCCCCGAGGAGCGCCGCGGCGAGGCGATGGGCTGGCAGGGCACCGCGTTCACCCTCGGCGGCGCGGCGAGCTCGCCGCTCATCGGCGCGGCGATCGACGGCGTCGGGGCCTGGGGCGGCTTCGTCGTCGGTGGCTCGATCGCCACGGTCATCGCGCTCGGCGCCTGGGGCGGCCAGCTCATCCCTCGGTGGCGACCCACCCCCGAGCAGGCGACCATCGACGGCGGCAGGCGATGA
- the topA gene encoding type I DNA topoisomerase: MPRPTTQEFPVTTLVIVESPNKVRSIAGYLGDGYVVDASVGHIRDLPRGADEVPPAFKGEAWARLGVNIDSEFEPIYVVSADKKSQMTKLKKLLKDADELVLATDEDREGEAIAWHLYDELKPKVPVKRIVFNEITKDAIQYAIAHPRDIDMDLVDAQEARRILDRLYGYEVSPVLWKKVMSGLSAGRVQSVATRLVVERERERMAFHVASYWDLEATFDAGEGFDPQQFPAKLFSLDGKRIASGGNFDNQGTLTSDKVAHLDEAQAGALADALADQAFTVRSVEEKPYTRRPYAPFRTTTLQQEASRKFGFGAARTMQVAQRLYENGHITYMRTDSTTLSQTALDGARAQVLELYGKEYLPEKPRVYASKVKNAQEAHEAIRPAGEAFKTPKQTGLSGDELRLYELIWKRTIASQMNDAKGNSVAIRIGATATTGEDVVFSSSGRTITFYGFLKAYVESNDDADAEGDDQQTKLPNLSQGQTVTAAELGKAGHETKPPSRFTEASLISELETREIGRPSTYASIVGTIQNRGYVYKKGTALVPAWIAFSVIRLLEQHFPRLIDYNFTAELEDVLDEVANGREDRLNVLTGFWTGSGEGNTGLKRLIENLPDIDARGLATFPIGEDIDLRVGRYGPYVEGPPFTEDDEGKKVPTRANVPDDLPPDELTLEKAKELLASPTGVEKELGNHPETGLMITAKNGRYGPYVTEALPPDAKKADKPRTASLFKSMDLDTVTLEQAVQLLTLPRVVYVDEDGTEVTAQNGRYGPYLKKGTDSRSLEREEQLLTITEEEARAIYAQPKTYGRRAAAAPLKELGNDPVSGAPVVAKDGRFGMYVTDGEYNATLRKDDALETLTPERAFELLAERRAKGPAKKGGKKTAKKATKKTAAKKTPAKKAATKKATAKKATKKAPAEQA, encoded by the coding sequence ATGCCCCGTCCGACCACTCAGGAGTTCCCCGTGACCACGCTCGTCATCGTCGAGTCCCCCAACAAGGTCCGCAGCATCGCGGGCTACCTCGGGGACGGCTATGTCGTGGACGCCTCCGTGGGCCACATCCGCGACCTCCCGCGCGGCGCCGACGAGGTGCCGCCCGCATTCAAGGGCGAGGCCTGGGCCCGCCTCGGGGTCAACATCGACTCCGAGTTCGAGCCGATCTACGTCGTCTCTGCTGACAAGAAGTCGCAGATGACCAAGCTGAAGAAGCTGCTCAAGGACGCCGACGAGCTCGTCCTGGCAACGGATGAGGACCGCGAGGGCGAGGCCATCGCGTGGCACCTCTACGACGAGCTGAAGCCGAAGGTGCCGGTCAAGCGCATCGTCTTCAACGAGATCACGAAGGACGCGATCCAGTACGCGATCGCCCACCCCCGCGACATCGACATGGACCTGGTCGACGCCCAGGAGGCCCGCCGCATCCTCGACCGCCTCTACGGCTACGAGGTCAGCCCCGTCCTGTGGAAGAAGGTCATGAGCGGCCTGTCCGCCGGCCGCGTGCAATCGGTCGCGACGCGCCTGGTGGTCGAGCGCGAGCGTGAGCGGATGGCGTTCCACGTCGCGTCGTACTGGGACCTCGAGGCGACGTTCGACGCCGGCGAGGGCTTCGACCCGCAGCAGTTCCCGGCCAAGCTGTTCAGCCTCGACGGCAAGCGCATCGCGTCGGGCGGAAACTTCGACAACCAGGGCACGCTGACGTCCGACAAGGTCGCCCACCTCGACGAGGCGCAGGCCGGCGCCCTCGCCGACGCCCTCGCCGACCAGGCCTTCACGGTCCGTTCGGTCGAGGAGAAGCCCTACACGCGCCGGCCCTACGCCCCGTTCCGCACCACGACCCTGCAGCAGGAGGCGTCCCGCAAGTTCGGCTTCGGTGCCGCCCGCACGATGCAGGTGGCCCAACGCCTGTACGAGAACGGGCACATCACCTACATGCGCACGGACTCCACGACGCTGTCGCAGACCGCGCTCGACGGTGCCCGCGCCCAGGTGCTCGAGCTGTACGGCAAGGAGTACCTGCCGGAGAAGCCGCGCGTCTACGCCAGCAAGGTCAAGAACGCCCAGGAGGCGCACGAGGCGATCCGTCCCGCCGGTGAGGCCTTCAAGACGCCGAAGCAGACCGGCCTGAGCGGTGACGAGCTGCGGCTCTACGAGCTCATCTGGAAGCGCACGATCGCCTCGCAGATGAATGACGCCAAGGGCAACTCCGTCGCGATCCGCATCGGCGCGACCGCCACGACCGGCGAGGACGTGGTCTTCAGCTCGTCCGGCCGCACGATCACGTTCTACGGGTTCCTCAAGGCGTACGTCGAGTCCAACGACGACGCGGACGCCGAGGGCGACGACCAGCAGACCAAGCTGCCGAACCTGTCGCAGGGCCAGACCGTCACCGCCGCGGAGCTCGGCAAGGCCGGCCACGAGACCAAGCCGCCGTCGCGCTTCACCGAGGCCTCGCTCATCAGCGAGCTCGAGACCCGCGAGATCGGGCGGCCCTCGACGTACGCGTCGATCGTCGGCACGATCCAGAACCGTGGCTACGTCTACAAGAAGGGCACCGCGCTCGTCCCGGCGTGGATCGCCTTCTCCGTCATCCGGCTGCTGGAGCAGCACTTCCCGCGCCTGATCGACTACAACTTCACCGCCGAGCTCGAGGACGTCCTCGACGAGGTCGCGAACGGCCGGGAGGACCGCCTCAACGTCCTCACCGGGTTCTGGACCGGCTCCGGCGAGGGCAACACGGGCCTCAAGCGCCTGATCGAGAACCTTCCCGACATCGACGCGCGTGGCCTGGCCACGTTCCCGATCGGCGAGGACATCGACCTGCGCGTCGGACGCTACGGCCCGTACGTGGAGGGTCCGCCGTTCACGGAGGACGACGAGGGCAAGAAGGTCCCGACCCGGGCGAACGTCCCCGACGACCTGCCCCCGGACGAGCTGACGCTCGAGAAGGCCAAGGAGCTCCTCGCCTCGCCCACGGGTGTGGAGAAGGAGCTCGGCAACCACCCCGAGACCGGTTTGATGATCACGGCCAAGAACGGTCGCTACGGGCCGTACGTCACCGAGGCGCTGCCCCCGGACGCCAAGAAGGCCGACAAGCCGCGCACCGCGAGCCTGTTCAAGAGCATGGACCTCGACACCGTCACGCTCGAGCAGGCCGTGCAGCTGCTCACGCTGCCGCGCGTGGTCTACGTCGACGAGGACGGCACCGAGGTCACGGCGCAGAACGGCCGCTACGGTCCCTACCTCAAGAAGGGCACCGACTCCCGGTCGCTGGAGCGCGAGGAGCAGCTCCTGACGATCACCGAGGAGGAGGCGCGGGCGATCTACGCGCAGCCCAAGACGTACGGACGTCGGGCCGCCGCCGCTCCGCTCAAGGAGCTCGGCAACGACCCCGTCAGCGGCGCCCCCGTGGTGGCCAAGGACGGCCGTTTCGGCATGTACGTCACCGACGGTGAGTACAACGCGACGCTGCGCAAGGACGACGCACTGGAGACGTTGACCCCCGAGCGGGCCTTCGAGCTCCTGGCCGAGCGTCGCGCCAAGGGTCCGGCCAAGAAGGGCGGCAAGAAGACCGCCAAGAAGGCGACCAAGAAGACCGCTGCGAAGAAGACGCCCGCCAAGAAGGCCGCCACCAAGAAGGCGACCGCGAAGAAGGCGACCAAGAAGGCTCCGGCCGAGCAGGCCTGA
- a CDS encoding methyltransferase domain-containing protein, producing the protein MTTRRLDRHLQHPVAAARGALRRARRLVKSLGGTQCLVCGSRRTHVTTVPRKRRTYEIRVCERCGYLSNFDNTVDYTAFDSVDNFKLTPRVGTVDHRGREYFMAEMGVDIVRRDGLQVMVFGAGRSLDYQHIGKLPQVERVVMSDVVELTSETDFINILDGTDERFDLIVACEVVEHFADPVTEFQRLFDLLTPEGLLVCSTNIYDGGNFAKHTYLYLRGHLSYYSEAAIAHLARKGGVHHDLRTPEIALGKVGPRKRYLLFTRSEANVRNTEAYFADRQYAPSEDQTAFEDQGPTFGTVG; encoded by the coding sequence ATGACCACAAGACGCCTGGACCGCCACCTCCAGCACCCGGTGGCTGCCGCCCGCGGCGCACTGCGTCGCGCCCGACGACTGGTGAAGAGCCTCGGTGGCACCCAGTGCCTGGTGTGCGGCTCACGCCGCACCCACGTCACGACCGTCCCACGCAAGCGACGGACGTACGAGATCCGGGTCTGCGAACGGTGCGGCTACCTGTCGAACTTCGACAACACGGTCGACTACACCGCGTTCGACTCGGTCGACAACTTCAAGCTCACGCCGCGCGTCGGCACCGTGGACCACCGGGGCCGCGAGTACTTCATGGCCGAGATGGGTGTCGACATCGTGCGCCGCGACGGTCTGCAGGTCATGGTCTTCGGCGCGGGTCGGAGCCTGGACTACCAGCACATCGGCAAGCTGCCGCAGGTCGAGCGGGTCGTCATGAGTGACGTCGTCGAGCTCACCAGCGAGACCGACTTCATCAACATCCTCGACGGCACCGACGAGCGTTTCGACCTGATCGTCGCGTGCGAGGTCGTGGAGCACTTCGCCGATCCGGTCACCGAGTTCCAGCGGCTGTTCGACCTGCTGACCCCCGAGGGCCTGCTGGTCTGCTCGACCAACATCTACGACGGCGGCAACTTCGCCAAGCACACCTATCTCTACCTGCGTGGTCACCTGTCGTACTACAGCGAGGCGGCGATCGCCCACCTCGCTCGCAAGGGCGGCGTGCACCACGACCTGCGCACGCCGGAGATCGCCCTGGGCAAGGTCGGCCCGCGCAAGCGCTACCTCCTGTTCACCCGGTCCGAGGCCAACGTCCGCAACACCGAGGCGTACTTCGCCGACCGCCAGTACGCGCCGTCGGAGGACCAGACTGCGTTCGAGGACCAGGGGCCCACCTTCGGCACCGTTGGTTGA
- the tmk gene encoding dTMP kinase translates to MDPLFTDTGVFLALEGGEGAGKSTQAALLVQWLEGLGHDVLLTREPGGTDVGTILRRIVLDNSTGELSPRTEALIYAADKAEHVDRVVLPALSAGSIVLTDRYVDSTLAYQGAGRDLDFAELESVARWATSNLRPHLTIVLDIDPTIGHARFEGADRMESEPLEFHQRVRQHFLDLAAADPAHYLVVTGGGTPEEIHRTIREAVEPWLKQVDR, encoded by the coding sequence ATGGATCCGCTCTTCACCGACACCGGGGTGTTCCTCGCCCTGGAAGGCGGGGAGGGCGCCGGCAAGTCGACCCAGGCCGCACTGCTCGTCCAGTGGCTCGAGGGCCTCGGGCACGACGTGCTGCTGACGCGGGAGCCCGGGGGCACGGACGTCGGCACCATCTTGCGCCGCATCGTCCTGGACAACAGCACCGGCGAGCTCTCGCCCCGAACCGAGGCGCTCATCTACGCCGCCGACAAGGCCGAGCACGTCGACCGCGTCGTGCTGCCCGCGCTGTCGGCCGGGTCGATCGTGCTCACCGACCGGTACGTCGACTCGACCCTCGCCTACCAGGGTGCCGGCCGCGACCTGGACTTCGCCGAGCTGGAGAGCGTGGCGCGCTGGGCGACGTCCAACCTGCGCCCGCACCTGACGATCGTGCTCGACATCGACCCCACGATCGGTCATGCCCGGTTCGAGGGGGCGGACCGCATGGAGTCCGAGCCGCTGGAGTTCCACCAGCGGGTACGCCAGCACTTCCTAGACCTCGCGGCCGCCGACCCCGCTCACTACCTCGTGGTGACCGGTGGCGGCACGCCCGAGGAGATCCACCGCACGATCCGCGAGGCCGTCGAGCCGTGGCTGAAGCAGGTCGACCGATGA
- a CDS encoding DNA polymerase III subunit delta', translated as MTVTDVWTDLVGQEPVVETLRSAVASAGGEGRSMTHAWLFTGPPGSGRSNAALAFAAALQCEQGGCGHCHSCTSARAGSHPDITVITTQGLTIGVDGIREYVRASSLRPALGRWQVLVVEDADRLTDQAAAALLKAIEEPSKHTVWMLCAPSAEDVMITLRSRSRSVVLRTPGTAAIARLLVERDGIEPGMAQAVAAASQGHIGRARGLARDTAARERRRAILSIPVSIHGLGDCMTAAQRISDEATARAADFCDTADERELADLRQAWGVEERGRRPAGFAGAVSTLEKDQKRRRTRLTRDGIDGVLLDLLSFCRDVLTVQCATGIALVNADVADDVAEMARVWTPESTIGAIDAIVECRESLTANAAPLLALERMMMGLRR; from the coding sequence ATGACGGTGACCGACGTCTGGACCGATCTCGTGGGTCAGGAGCCCGTCGTCGAGACGTTGCGCTCCGCCGTGGCGTCCGCCGGCGGTGAGGGTCGTTCGATGACCCACGCGTGGCTGTTCACCGGCCCGCCGGGCTCGGGCCGGTCCAACGCCGCCCTCGCGTTCGCCGCAGCGCTGCAGTGCGAGCAGGGCGGGTGCGGTCACTGCCACTCGTGCACGAGCGCCCGTGCCGGCAGCCACCCCGACATCACGGTCATCACGACCCAGGGCCTGACCATCGGTGTCGACGGCATCCGGGAGTACGTCCGGGCGTCCTCGCTGCGCCCGGCCCTCGGCCGCTGGCAGGTGCTCGTCGTGGAGGACGCCGACCGGCTCACCGACCAGGCCGCCGCCGCGCTGCTGAAGGCGATCGAGGAGCCGTCCAAGCACACCGTCTGGATGCTCTGCGCCCCGTCGGCCGAGGACGTCATGATCACGTTGCGGTCCCGCTCGCGGTCGGTCGTGCTCCGCACCCCCGGCACGGCGGCGATCGCCCGGTTGCTGGTCGAGCGCGACGGCATCGAGCCGGGGATGGCGCAGGCCGTCGCCGCGGCCTCGCAGGGACACATCGGCCGGGCCCGTGGTCTGGCCCGCGACACCGCGGCCCGCGAGCGGCGTCGCGCGATCTTGTCGATCCCGGTCTCGATCCACGGCCTCGGCGACTGCATGACGGCGGCGCAGCGCATCAGCGACGAGGCGACCGCACGGGCGGCTGACTTCTGCGACACCGCCGACGAGCGCGAGCTCGCCGACCTGCGCCAGGCCTGGGGAGTGGAGGAGCGCGGTCGCCGGCCTGCAGGGTTCGCCGGTGCCGTCTCGACGCTGGAGAAGGACCAGAAGCGTCGCCGCACCCGCCTCACCCGGGACGGCATCGACGGCGTGCTGCTCGACCTGCTCTCGTTCTGCCGCGACGTCCTGACCGTGCAGTGCGCGACCGGCATCGCCCTGGTCAACGCCGACGTCGCCGACGACGTCGCCGAGATGGCCCGCGTGTGGACGCCCGAGTCGACGATCGGCGCCATCGATGCCATCGTCGAGTGCAGGGAGTCGTTGACCGCCAACGCCGCCCCGCTCCTCGCCCTCGAACGCATGATGATGGGACTTCGCCGGTGA